A genome region from Urocitellus parryii isolate mUroPar1 chromosome X, mUroPar1.hap1, whole genome shotgun sequence includes the following:
- the Acsl4 gene encoding long-chain-fatty-acid--CoA ligase 4 isoform X1, whose product MKLKLNVLTIILLPVHLLITIYSALIFIPWYFLTNAKKKNAMAKRIKAKPTSDKPGSPYRSVTHFDSLAVIDIPGADTLDKLFDHAVSKFGKKDSLGTREILSEENEMQPNGKVFKKLILGNYKWMNYIEVNRRVNNFGSGLTALGLKPKNTIAIFCETRAEWMIAAQTCFKYNFPLVTLYATLGKEAVVHGLNESEASYLITSVELLESKLKTALLDISSVKHIIYVDNKTINKAEYPEGFEIHSMQSVEELGSKPENSTIPPNRPTPSDMAIVMYTSGSTGRPKGVMMHHSNLIAGMTGQCERIPGLGPKDTYIGYLPLAHVLELTAEISCFTYGCRIGYSSPLTLSDQSSKIKKGSKGDCTVLKPTLMAAVPEIMDRIYKNVMSKVQEMNYIQKTLFKIGYDYKLEQIKKGYDAPLCNLLLFKKVKALLGGNVRMMLSGGAPLSPQTHRFMNVCFCCPIGQGYGLTESCGAGTVTEVTDYTTGRVGAPLICCEIKLKDWQEGGYTVHDKPNPRGEIVIGGQNISMGYFKNEEKTAEDYSVDENGQRWFCTGDIGEFHPDGCLQIIDRKKDLVKLQAGEYVSLGKVEAALKNCPLIDNICAFAKSDQSYVISFVVPNQKKLTLLAQQKGVEGTWVDICNNPAMEAEILKEIREAANAMKLERFEIPIKVRLSPEPWTPETGLVTDAFKLKRKELKNHYLKDIERMYGGK is encoded by the exons ATGAAACTTAAACTAAATGTGCTCACCATTATTTTGCTGCCTGTCCACTTGTTAATAACAATATACAGTGCCCTTATATTTATTCCATGGTATTTTCTTACCAATGCCAAGAAGAAAAACGCTATGGCAAAGAGAATAAAAGCTAAACCTACTTCAGACAAACCTGGAAGTCCATATCGCTCTGTCACACACTTCGACTCACTAGCTGTCATAGACATCCCTGGAGCAGACACTCTGGATAAATTATTTGACCATGCTGTATCTAAGTTTGGGAAGAAGGATAGCCTTGGGACCAGGGAAATCCtaagtgaagaaaatgaaatgcagcCAAATGGAAAAGTCTTCAAGAAG TTAATTCTCGGGAATTATAAATGGATGAACTATATCGAAGTGAACCGTAGAGTAAATAACTTTGGTAGTGGACTTACTGCATTGGGACTGAAACCAAAGAACACCATTGCCATTTTCTGTGAGACCAGGGCTGAATGGATGATTGCAGCACAGACCTGCTTTAAGTACAACTTTCCTC TTGTGACTTTATATGCCACACTTGGCAAAGAAGCAGTAGTTCATGGACTAAATGAATCCGAGGCTTCTTATCTGATTACTAGTGTTGAACTTCTGGAAAGCAAACTTAAG ACTGCACTGTTAGATATCAGTTCTGTTAAACACATAATTTATGTGGATAATAAGACTATCAATAAAGCAGAATACCCTGAAGGATTTGAGATTCACAGCATGCAATCAGTAGAAGAGTTGGGATCCAAGCCAGAAAACT caacCATTCCACCAAACAGACCAACTCCTTCAGACATGGCCATTGTCATGTATACCAGTGGTTCAACTGGCCGCCCTAAGGGAGTGATGATGCATCATAGCAATTTGATAGCTGGAATGACAGGCCAATGTGAAAGGATACCTGGACTAGG accAAAGGACACATATATTGGCTACTTACCTTTGGCTCATGTGCTAGAATTGACAGCAGAGATATCTTGCTTTACCTATGGCTGTAGGATTGGATACTCTTCTCCACTTACACTGTCTGACCAG tCCAGCAAAATCAAAAAGGGAAGCAAAGGGGACTGTACTGTACTGAAGCCTACACTTATGGCTGCTGTTCCA GAAATCATGGATAGAATTTATAAGAATGTTATGAGTAAAGTTCAAGAAATGAATTATATTCAGAAAACGCTATTCAAGATAGGGTATGACTACAAATTGGAGCAGATCAAAAAGGGATATGATGCACCTCTTTGTAATCT GTTACTCTTTAAAAAAGTGAAGGCTCTGCTGGGAGGGAATGTCCGTATGATGCTGTCAGGTGGGGCACCATTGTCTCCTCAGACACACCGATTCATGAATGTCTGCTTCTGCTGCCCCATTGGTCAGGGTTATGGCCTGACAGAATCATGTGGTGCTGGGACAGTTACTGAAG TTACTGACTATACTACTGGCAGAGTTGGGGCTCCACTCATTTGCTGTGAAATTAAGCTAAAAGACTGGCAGGAAG GTGGTTATACAGTTCATGACAAACCAAACCCCAGAGGTGAAATTGTCATTGGTGGACAAAATATTTCCATGggatactttaaaaatgaagagaaaacagcAGAGGATTATTCTGTGGATGAAAATGGACAAAGATGGTTTTGTACTGGTGATATTGGAGAATTCCATCCTGATGGATGTTTACAGATTATAG ATCGTAAGAAAGATCTGGTAAAATTACAAGCTGGAGAATATGTGTCTCTTGGGAAAGTAGAAGCAGCACTGAAGAACTGTCCTCTTATTGACAACATCTGTGCTTTTGCCAAAAG tgACCAGTCCTATGTGATCAGTTTTGTGGTTCCTAATCAGAAAAAGTTAACACTTTTGGCACAACAGAAGGGGGTAGAAGGAACTTGGGTTGATATCTGCAATAACCCTGCCATGGAAGCTGAAATACTGAAAGAAATTCGAGAAGCTGCAAATGCCA TGAAGTTGGAGAGATTTGAAATTCCAATCAAGGTTCGCTTAAGCCCAGAACCATGGACCCCTGAAACTGGTTTGGTAACTGATGCTTTCAAACTGAAAAGGAAGGAACTGAAGAACCATTACCTCAAAGACATTGAGCGAATGTATGGGGGCAAATAA
- the Acsl4 gene encoding long-chain-fatty-acid--CoA ligase 4 isoform X2 has translation MAKRIKAKPTSDKPGSPYRSVTHFDSLAVIDIPGADTLDKLFDHAVSKFGKKDSLGTREILSEENEMQPNGKVFKKLILGNYKWMNYIEVNRRVNNFGSGLTALGLKPKNTIAIFCETRAEWMIAAQTCFKYNFPLVTLYATLGKEAVVHGLNESEASYLITSVELLESKLKTALLDISSVKHIIYVDNKTINKAEYPEGFEIHSMQSVEELGSKPENSTIPPNRPTPSDMAIVMYTSGSTGRPKGVMMHHSNLIAGMTGQCERIPGLGPKDTYIGYLPLAHVLELTAEISCFTYGCRIGYSSPLTLSDQSSKIKKGSKGDCTVLKPTLMAAVPEIMDRIYKNVMSKVQEMNYIQKTLFKIGYDYKLEQIKKGYDAPLCNLLLFKKVKALLGGNVRMMLSGGAPLSPQTHRFMNVCFCCPIGQGYGLTESCGAGTVTEVTDYTTGRVGAPLICCEIKLKDWQEGGYTVHDKPNPRGEIVIGGQNISMGYFKNEEKTAEDYSVDENGQRWFCTGDIGEFHPDGCLQIIDRKKDLVKLQAGEYVSLGKVEAALKNCPLIDNICAFAKSDQSYVISFVVPNQKKLTLLAQQKGVEGTWVDICNNPAMEAEILKEIREAANAMKLERFEIPIKVRLSPEPWTPETGLVTDAFKLKRKELKNHYLKDIERMYGGK, from the exons ATGGCAAAGAGAATAAAAGCTAAACCTACTTCAGACAAACCTGGAAGTCCATATCGCTCTGTCACACACTTCGACTCACTAGCTGTCATAGACATCCCTGGAGCAGACACTCTGGATAAATTATTTGACCATGCTGTATCTAAGTTTGGGAAGAAGGATAGCCTTGGGACCAGGGAAATCCtaagtgaagaaaatgaaatgcagcCAAATGGAAAAGTCTTCAAGAAG TTAATTCTCGGGAATTATAAATGGATGAACTATATCGAAGTGAACCGTAGAGTAAATAACTTTGGTAGTGGACTTACTGCATTGGGACTGAAACCAAAGAACACCATTGCCATTTTCTGTGAGACCAGGGCTGAATGGATGATTGCAGCACAGACCTGCTTTAAGTACAACTTTCCTC TTGTGACTTTATATGCCACACTTGGCAAAGAAGCAGTAGTTCATGGACTAAATGAATCCGAGGCTTCTTATCTGATTACTAGTGTTGAACTTCTGGAAAGCAAACTTAAG ACTGCACTGTTAGATATCAGTTCTGTTAAACACATAATTTATGTGGATAATAAGACTATCAATAAAGCAGAATACCCTGAAGGATTTGAGATTCACAGCATGCAATCAGTAGAAGAGTTGGGATCCAAGCCAGAAAACT caacCATTCCACCAAACAGACCAACTCCTTCAGACATGGCCATTGTCATGTATACCAGTGGTTCAACTGGCCGCCCTAAGGGAGTGATGATGCATCATAGCAATTTGATAGCTGGAATGACAGGCCAATGTGAAAGGATACCTGGACTAGG accAAAGGACACATATATTGGCTACTTACCTTTGGCTCATGTGCTAGAATTGACAGCAGAGATATCTTGCTTTACCTATGGCTGTAGGATTGGATACTCTTCTCCACTTACACTGTCTGACCAG tCCAGCAAAATCAAAAAGGGAAGCAAAGGGGACTGTACTGTACTGAAGCCTACACTTATGGCTGCTGTTCCA GAAATCATGGATAGAATTTATAAGAATGTTATGAGTAAAGTTCAAGAAATGAATTATATTCAGAAAACGCTATTCAAGATAGGGTATGACTACAAATTGGAGCAGATCAAAAAGGGATATGATGCACCTCTTTGTAATCT GTTACTCTTTAAAAAAGTGAAGGCTCTGCTGGGAGGGAATGTCCGTATGATGCTGTCAGGTGGGGCACCATTGTCTCCTCAGACACACCGATTCATGAATGTCTGCTTCTGCTGCCCCATTGGTCAGGGTTATGGCCTGACAGAATCATGTGGTGCTGGGACAGTTACTGAAG TTACTGACTATACTACTGGCAGAGTTGGGGCTCCACTCATTTGCTGTGAAATTAAGCTAAAAGACTGGCAGGAAG GTGGTTATACAGTTCATGACAAACCAAACCCCAGAGGTGAAATTGTCATTGGTGGACAAAATATTTCCATGggatactttaaaaatgaagagaaaacagcAGAGGATTATTCTGTGGATGAAAATGGACAAAGATGGTTTTGTACTGGTGATATTGGAGAATTCCATCCTGATGGATGTTTACAGATTATAG ATCGTAAGAAAGATCTGGTAAAATTACAAGCTGGAGAATATGTGTCTCTTGGGAAAGTAGAAGCAGCACTGAAGAACTGTCCTCTTATTGACAACATCTGTGCTTTTGCCAAAAG tgACCAGTCCTATGTGATCAGTTTTGTGGTTCCTAATCAGAAAAAGTTAACACTTTTGGCACAACAGAAGGGGGTAGAAGGAACTTGGGTTGATATCTGCAATAACCCTGCCATGGAAGCTGAAATACTGAAAGAAATTCGAGAAGCTGCAAATGCCA TGAAGTTGGAGAGATTTGAAATTCCAATCAAGGTTCGCTTAAGCCCAGAACCATGGACCCCTGAAACTGGTTTGGTAACTGATGCTTTCAAACTGAAAAGGAAGGAACTGAAGAACCATTACCTCAAAGACATTGAGCGAATGTATGGGGGCAAATAA